Proteins found in one Streptomyces sp. NBC_00461 genomic segment:
- a CDS encoding MFS transporter yields the protein MRLPPTLAPLRHPDFRRLLAAHALSRFGTELALVAVAFAVLQSVPSAGALGLVLAARTLPNVVFLVFGGVWADRLPRARVMVSSDLVCAIVQGTLATAVLSGHATVWLIVVLQAMLGAASAFFPPAATGLTPVTVPGSELQRANGLLGLVSNAAGMLGPAVSGVLVAAAAPGWALLTDAATFLLSASLLLALRHRSQVEPKVGGLPRRVGRELAEGWHEVSSRPWLVAGIAQGLLFQACFAGFFTLGPVIARSSLGGADAWGVLVTGFGAGSLIGSMLSLRLRPARPLVAMQVALLVCTPAMAALSGIGWLPALMAATALAGAGFAAADAFWETTLQRETPQDRLGRVAAFDRIGSSCLRPFGYLIAGSAAAAAGQHATLRGASLLLALSVPVVVLLVPQVRRLRSRPDPPSTLRSRWRQRPPGAESLCPERK from the coding sequence TCCGTGCCGTCCGCTGGTGCGTTGGGCCTCGTGCTGGCCGCCCGAACGCTCCCCAATGTCGTCTTCCTGGTGTTCGGCGGAGTTTGGGCCGACCGTCTGCCCCGAGCGCGTGTCATGGTCTCCAGCGACCTGGTCTGCGCGATCGTTCAGGGCACCCTGGCGACGGCGGTCCTCAGCGGCCACGCAACGGTCTGGCTCATCGTGGTGCTGCAGGCCATGCTGGGGGCTGCCAGCGCGTTCTTCCCCCCGGCAGCCACCGGCCTGACCCCAGTGACCGTGCCGGGCAGCGAACTGCAGCGCGCCAACGGCCTGCTCGGCCTGGTCAGCAACGCGGCCGGCATGCTGGGCCCCGCGGTCTCCGGTGTTCTCGTGGCCGCCGCAGCACCTGGTTGGGCGCTACTGACGGACGCGGCGACATTTCTGCTGTCCGCGTCCCTGCTCCTGGCGCTCCGCCACCGGAGCCAGGTCGAGCCCAAGGTCGGCGGACTGCCACGTAGGGTCGGACGGGAACTCGCCGAAGGCTGGCACGAGGTGAGCTCACGTCCTTGGTTGGTGGCAGGCATCGCCCAGGGGCTGCTCTTCCAAGCGTGTTTCGCCGGGTTCTTCACGTTGGGTCCCGTCATCGCTCGCTCCTCGCTGGGGGGTGCCGACGCGTGGGGAGTCCTCGTGACCGGTTTCGGCGCCGGTTCGCTGATCGGGAGCATGCTGTCCCTACGGCTCAGACCGGCTCGACCGCTCGTCGCCATGCAGGTGGCTCTGCTCGTCTGCACGCCGGCGATGGCGGCGCTCTCAGGGATCGGTTGGCTCCCCGCGCTGATGGCAGCCACGGCTCTGGCAGGCGCCGGGTTCGCGGCTGCCGACGCCTTCTGGGAGACAACGTTGCAGCGAGAGACACCGCAGGACCGGCTAGGTCGGGTGGCGGCGTTCGACCGGATCGGGTCCTCGTGCCTCCGCCCCTTCGGCTACCTGATTGCGGGCAGCGCCGCCGCGGCCGCCGGCCAGCATGCGACCCTGCGCGGCGCGAGCCTGCTGCTCGCCCTGTCGGTGCCCGTTGTGGTGCTGCTCGTGCCGCAGGTTCGTCGGCTCAGGAGCCGCCCCGATCCACCGTCGACGCTTCGGAGCCGCTGGAGACAGCGGCCACCGGGAGCTGAGTCACTGTGCCCGGAGAGGAAGTAG
- a CDS encoding peptidase E, with translation MSRPRRIVLLGGGFSDDPDPLLDDFVLDVVSKERPKVCFIPTASGDSTGYIDRFHAAFGRRDCEPTHLTLFRRAHLDLRSCLLGQDVVYVGGGNTANLLAVWRLHGLYEILHGAYQAGVLLCGISAGAACWMDACLTDSFGPVAPLRDGLGLLPGSLCPHYDSEAERLPAYLDAVASGTLPAGWALDDAAAALFTDGLPTEVVARKAGATLHRVTCGTDGKVTETALPSRLLTF, from the coding sequence ATGTCCCGTCCGCGAAGGATTGTGCTGCTAGGCGGTGGGTTCTCCGACGACCCCGACCCCCTGCTCGACGATTTCGTCCTCGACGTCGTGAGTAAGGAACGGCCGAAGGTCTGCTTCATCCCTACCGCAAGTGGAGACTCGACGGGCTACATCGACCGATTCCACGCCGCCTTCGGCCGGCGGGACTGCGAGCCGACCCACCTTACGCTGTTTCGCCGCGCTCACCTGGACCTCCGCAGCTGCCTCCTGGGGCAGGACGTGGTGTACGTGGGCGGTGGCAACACGGCGAATCTGCTTGCGGTGTGGCGACTGCACGGCCTGTACGAAATCCTTCACGGGGCCTACCAGGCAGGGGTGCTGCTGTGCGGCATCAGCGCCGGTGCCGCCTGTTGGATGGATGCCTGCCTCACCGACTCTTTCGGTCCGGTGGCCCCCCTGCGGGATGGCCTCGGGCTGCTGCCCGGCAGCCTGTGCCCGCACTACGACAGCGAGGCCGAACGCCTCCCCGCCTACCTGGACGCGGTCGCCTCCGGCACACTCCCGGCGGGATGGGCCCTCGACGACGCAGCGGCAGCCCTGTTCACCGATGGCCTCCCCACCGAGGTAGTGGCCAGGAAGGCCGGAGCAACGCTCCACCGAGTCACCTGCGGCACCGACGGCAAGGTGACCGAGACAGCGCTTCCGTCCCGCCTCCTGACGTTCTAA
- a CDS encoding ThiF family adenylyltransferase: protein MNTLQIKPYLEVRKLGTTLRIGHLPPNGTEILDAPDFLTDLVALLSAPTDRGAAVAHLVDAGFSPEGAEDMLAQLADARVIGAPIPDSTRYARHLLYFDMMGLDPADAQQVLSNATVAVVGTGGIGSNVATLLATAGVGQLILTDGDHVELSNLTRQFLYDENSVGRPKVEVAAERLNRLNSTVEITTVRAPAGPELFDEHLAQCDLAVLSADSPDELHEWIDDAARRHSFGYLAAGYLESFGAVGPLVLPGTTACYECFRDIGELEQYLEPGEKPGPNLNLGLQAGSYGPLNLIVAAMAANEVLRCLLGGDCRSAGTRLMLDSRSYRLHSEHFPRRSDCTSCGPVIPDPRWSTAVQSVALEDLYESDRADASLNSVVLDPLMEQLTAVKPGAKALDYGCGTGEQVRMLASLGAQVVGFDRSTRMLDMLRQNIPDELVSRVSTVAGDRLPPYEAEFDLVVCNNVLDHVADLAPVLADLRRAVRQDGTVVVTVPHPIKDGASWNRRNDRGQWQYEDLRLEHYFTEGPVTKHREGSQGDIVMDAITTHHRTVQTYFAAFRQAGFQITELYEPQPQDEVASSHPEIWAKASRIPYFLAFVLRPESTGAQSSPRANF from the coding sequence ATGAACACGCTGCAGATCAAGCCCTATCTGGAAGTGCGCAAGCTCGGAACGACACTCCGGATCGGCCACCTGCCACCCAACGGTACCGAGATCCTGGACGCCCCCGACTTCCTCACCGATCTGGTCGCCCTGCTTTCCGCCCCAACCGACCGCGGCGCGGCGGTCGCGCACCTAGTTGACGCAGGGTTCAGCCCTGAGGGGGCCGAGGACATGCTCGCTCAGCTCGCGGACGCCCGTGTGATCGGTGCCCCGATACCGGACAGCACGCGGTACGCCCGTCACCTGCTGTATTTCGACATGATGGGCCTGGACCCGGCCGACGCCCAGCAGGTCCTGTCGAATGCGACCGTCGCTGTGGTCGGAACCGGCGGCATCGGCAGCAACGTGGCCACCCTGCTTGCCACCGCCGGGGTTGGGCAACTGATACTCACGGACGGCGACCACGTTGAACTGAGCAACCTGACCCGCCAGTTCCTCTACGACGAGAACAGCGTGGGCCGACCCAAGGTCGAGGTGGCGGCAGAGCGGTTGAACCGACTCAACTCCACGGTCGAGATCACTACGGTCCGCGCCCCGGCCGGCCCCGAGCTGTTCGACGAGCACCTGGCGCAATGCGACCTCGCCGTGCTCTCCGCCGACAGCCCCGACGAACTGCATGAGTGGATCGATGACGCCGCGCGCAGGCATTCCTTCGGCTACCTGGCCGCGGGGTACCTGGAGTCCTTCGGCGCTGTTGGACCGTTGGTGCTCCCCGGAACCACGGCCTGTTACGAGTGCTTTCGGGACATCGGCGAACTCGAGCAGTACCTCGAACCCGGTGAGAAGCCCGGTCCCAACCTCAACCTAGGGCTGCAGGCAGGCAGCTACGGCCCGCTCAACCTCATAGTGGCAGCCATGGCAGCCAACGAGGTACTGCGCTGCCTCCTCGGCGGTGACTGCCGTTCCGCCGGAACCAGGCTCATGCTCGACTCCCGTTCCTACAGGCTGCACAGCGAACACTTCCCGCGACGCTCCGACTGCACCTCCTGCGGACCTGTCATTCCCGACCCACGCTGGTCGACGGCAGTCCAGAGCGTGGCGCTAGAGGATCTGTACGAGTCCGACCGCGCAGACGCGTCGCTCAACTCGGTGGTCCTGGATCCGTTGATGGAACAACTCACCGCTGTGAAGCCTGGCGCCAAGGCCCTCGACTATGGATGCGGCACCGGTGAGCAGGTACGGATGCTCGCGAGCCTAGGCGCCCAAGTCGTGGGCTTCGACCGGTCAACCCGGATGCTCGACATGCTGCGGCAGAACATCCCCGACGAGCTCGTCAGCCGGGTGAGCACCGTAGCAGGCGATCGGCTGCCCCCCTACGAGGCCGAGTTCGATCTGGTCGTGTGTAACAACGTCCTCGACCATGTTGCTGACCTCGCACCTGTACTGGCCGACCTGCGCCGCGCCGTCCGTCAGGACGGGACAGTCGTCGTCACCGTGCCCCACCCGATAAAGGACGGCGCCAGCTGGAACCGCAGGAACGACCGCGGCCAGTGGCAGTACGAGGATCTTCGGCTGGAGCACTACTTCACGGAAGGCCCGGTCACCAAGCACCGCGAAGGATCGCAAGGCGACATCGTCATGGACGCCATAACCACCCACCATCGGACTGTCCAGACCTACTTCGCCGCATTCCGCCAAGCCGGCTTCCAGATCACCGAGCTCTACGAACCGCAGCCTCAGGACGAAGTCGCTTCTTCGCATCCCGAGATCTGGGCGAAGGCATCCAGAATCCCGTACTTCCTGGCCTTCGTTCTTCGCCCCGAGAGCACCGGTGCCCAGAGTTCGCCCCGGGCGAACTTCTGA
- a CDS encoding class I SAM-dependent methyltransferase, with protein sequence MFVRTPGRLDLRQPGVSAVFDKSYPDFVAFLGQHNTPPGAFRTVDEWVSMASIDSNSHLLDLACSTGWSGRTTHGLTGASVHGIDISEDSVRQARGYANHNPAFSYQVADAADLPLADNSFTHVLGGCNFGFIEQRERALDEVHRVLRPGGLLCVSAFYYRKRPPAHLLDQVADAIGFRTDAGRDRSFWVDFFSQKFELVDEVLRDTPSLGPRRVTRTVRKSVYGRVPALAGVSRPVRDACFHRLRETRLVLDEHRSFQGLMVGVWRAKR encoded by the coding sequence GTGTTTGTTCGCACCCCGGGGCGGTTGGACCTCCGCCAGCCCGGTGTCAGTGCCGTATTCGACAAGAGTTACCCCGACTTCGTCGCCTTCCTCGGCCAGCACAACACCCCGCCTGGCGCGTTCCGGACGGTCGACGAGTGGGTCTCCATGGCATCGATCGACAGCAACTCCCACCTGCTGGACCTGGCTTGTTCAACAGGCTGGTCGGGCCGCACCACTCATGGGCTCACCGGGGCATCCGTTCACGGCATCGACATTTCCGAAGACTCCGTCAGGCAGGCGCGTGGGTACGCCAACCACAACCCTGCCTTCTCGTACCAGGTCGCCGACGCCGCGGACCTGCCGCTGGCTGACAACTCGTTCACACACGTCCTGGGGGGCTGCAATTTCGGCTTCATAGAACAGCGCGAGCGGGCCCTCGACGAGGTGCACCGCGTCCTTCGCCCCGGCGGGCTGCTGTGCGTCTCCGCCTTCTACTACCGGAAGCGCCCGCCCGCTCACCTGCTGGACCAGGTGGCCGACGCCATCGGGTTCCGCACCGACGCCGGGCGTGACCGCAGCTTCTGGGTTGACTTTTTCTCCCAGAAGTTCGAACTGGTGGACGAGGTGCTGCGCGACACCCCGTCGTTGGGCCCGCGTCGTGTCACCCGGACGGTCCGGAAGTCCGTCTACGGTCGGGTGCCGGCCCTGGCGGGCGTCTCGCGGCCGGTGCGCGACGCCTGCTTCCACCGCCTGCGGGAGACTCGGCTAGTGCTGGACGAGCACCGCTCTTTCCAGGGGCTCATGGTCGGTGTTTGGCGGGCCAAGCGTTGA
- a CDS encoding methyltransferase domain-containing protein: MAFPAPHRQDVWPTAGEVDRVVPQGRWTFDPEVTRVFDNMLARSIPQYEVMRNTVFACGSEFVRRGSTIVDCGASRGEAIAPFVAALQGDGRFVCLEASEPMAKALRQRFAVGCVEGSVEVHQRDMRDFYPDVQADLTLAVLTLQFIPIEHRQRIMRQIYDHTAPGGALVLVEKVLGSDSDMNNLMVKLYHQLKMQNGYSPEDIDRKALSLEGVLVPVTAKWNVELLRQAGFHRIDCFWRWMNFGGWIAVKSA, translated from the coding sequence GTGGCGTTTCCCGCCCCCCACCGTCAGGACGTCTGGCCCACGGCCGGCGAGGTCGACCGCGTTGTCCCACAGGGCCGCTGGACCTTCGACCCGGAGGTCACGCGTGTTTTTGACAACATGCTGGCCCGCAGTATCCCGCAGTACGAGGTCATGCGGAACACTGTCTTCGCCTGCGGCTCGGAATTCGTCCGACGGGGATCCACGATCGTCGACTGCGGAGCTTCCCGAGGAGAAGCGATCGCCCCTTTCGTCGCAGCGCTCCAAGGCGATGGGCGGTTCGTCTGCCTTGAGGCGTCAGAGCCGATGGCCAAGGCCCTGCGGCAGCGGTTCGCGGTCGGCTGTGTGGAGGGCTCCGTCGAGGTGCACCAGCGGGACATGCGCGACTTCTACCCTGACGTGCAGGCCGACTTGACCTTGGCTGTGCTCACTCTCCAGTTCATCCCTATCGAGCACAGGCAACGCATCATGCGGCAGATCTACGACCATACGGCACCCGGTGGGGCCCTTGTTCTGGTGGAGAAGGTGCTGGGTTCCGACTCCGATATGAACAATCTGATGGTCAAGCTCTACCATCAGCTTAAAATGCAGAACGGTTATAGTCCTGAAGATATCGATCGCAAGGCTCTGTCCCTTGAAGGCGTTTTGGTGCCTGTGACCGCCAAATGGAATGTCGAGCTCCTGCGACAGGCGGGGTTCCACCGCATCGATTGTTTCTGGAGATGGATGAACTTCGGCGGCTGGATCGCCGTCAAGTCCGCCTGA
- a CDS encoding ISAs1 family transposase yields MEPFDLAGVTVTADALHTQRAHARFLVEEKQAHYLLVVKANQPGLLRQLRALPWKHATARRYDRETGHGRKETRATRALTVTELGLDFPHAVQAVKILRHRTDIRTCKVTRQTVYALTDLTARQASPQRLGQLARSQWVIENRLHFVRDTTFAEDASKIRTGYGPQNMATLRSFAINVLRAAGHANIAAGIREMSYEPFRRPLDLLGLT; encoded by the coding sequence CTGGAGCCGTTCGACCTGGCGGGCGTGACGGTGACCGCCGACGCGCTGCACACTCAGCGCGCCCACGCCCGGTTCCTGGTGGAGGAGAAGCAGGCGCACTATCTGCTGGTGGTCAAGGCCAACCAGCCCGGGTTGTTGCGGCAGTTGAGGGCACTGCCGTGGAAGCATGCCACCGCCCGGCGCTACGACCGCGAGACGGGGCACGGCCGCAAGGAGACGAGGGCGACCAGGGCCTTGACGGTCACCGAGCTCGGCCTGGACTTTCCCCACGCGGTCCAGGCCGTGAAAATCCTGCGCCACCGCACCGACATCAGGACCTGCAAGGTCACCCGGCAGACCGTCTACGCGCTCACCGACCTGACAGCCCGCCAGGCATCCCCCCAGCGGCTCGGACAGCTGGCCCGTTCCCAGTGGGTGATCGAGAACAGGCTCCACTTCGTCCGCGACACCACCTTCGCCGAAGACGCCTCGAAGATCCGCACCGGGTACGGGCCGCAGAACATGGCCACGCTCCGCAGCTTTGCGATCAACGTCCTGCGAGCGGCAGGCCACGCCAACATCGCCGCCGGGATCCGCGAGATGTCCTACGAGCCCTTCCGTCGTCCACTCGATCTCCTCGGATTGACCTGA